In the Pongo abelii isolate AG06213 chromosome 2, NHGRI_mPonAbe1-v2.0_pri, whole genome shotgun sequence genome, GGGGCAGATTCAGCAGTCAGCTTACAGGGTCATCCCCATGACCTAGGGGTCAGGTGGGAGGGTATGGGGTGGGCCTGAGGGGCGCTCCTGCCTCCCTCGATCCATCAGTTCCTGTGGTAACGCTGCTTGCCTGGTCCAGGACTGTCTGAGGCTGCATGGCCCAGCAGGAGGAGCACAGGCCACCCATCCTGAACCTCTTCCCCAACTCACTGTGTGAATGCAGGCAAATCAGTTAACTTTccggagcctcagtttcctcacctgaatTATGGGGGTGAGCATAATATGTTCTCCATcaggtagaaaaaaaatgaagtgaggTTATGCATAGAATGTAGCAGACACTTAGCAGAGGCCACAGGCACCATTCTGCAGCCTCCCGCTGTGGCCCTGCTGCCTGTTCCGGCCCAGGCTTCCCCTGCCCCATAGTCCTCAGGGTTGAGCCTAGGCTGGAGGTGACTCGCCCAAGTGCACCTGACAGGAAGGGGCTGAGCTGGGGCCTGGCCCAGGCTGTGGCTGCAGGACTGTGGGCTTAGGCCCAGCGAAGGCATCCCAGAGTCCTCAGAACAGCGAGGGCTGCAGGGGCGGAGGCCACCAAGACCCCCTTTAGCCAGCACTGGTGTAGAGAGCTGCACCCTGTACTAGGCTAGTGGGCAAGTCAGTGGGGAAGCCCGCCCTTCAAGGCCCAGGGACTTCTTGGTGCGGGCAAGGGACAGATCGTGAGCAGGGCTGGCTGTATTTCTGGGCCAGGGCGAAGGCCCTCTGGATGGCTGATCTTCCAGAGTCAGAGATGGGGCGTGGAGGCGGTGGGTGAGCGGGTGTGTTCTGGCTCACAGACAGGCTGGTCTCCCATGCCATGGCCATGGTCCCAGTGGCCTGTGTTCAGTGTCCAGTGTGCAGCCTCCCACCTCGGGCCTTGAGTGATTCCATACTTGGCAGCAGGCAGCCTCCCAGCTGGCCCCATACCCCGCCCTCAGAGGGATGGATGAGCAGCATGGCACATTATGGGATCACTGCCGAGCAGGCTTGCCCGAGCCCACCAGCTTTTGGAGGACCCCAGAATCCCAGATTTGGGAAGGGCTACCTGTGTTCCCCAGGGGCTCCTCTCCAGACATCATCGGATTTTGAATcatgccaggtgtggtagtaGGCCACGCCAGCTGCTTTGAATTGGGAAGGGAAGCAAGGTGCGTTATGGGCTGGTGGGGGCAGCCTCTGCCTTGGACCAAGGAAGCGAGGAGCTCCCAGGTCACGTAGCAGAGGATAGGGACAGAGCTGGTTGCCGGCAGAGTGGTGACGGGGAGAGGCCAGCCACACCCAGATGGCCACCTgcctgtgtgtgggggtgtgtatgAGGTCAGTTCTGAGTGTGAGTCTGTAagagtgtatgtgtctgtgtgtgtgtgagtgtgaatctgtgtgtgtgtgaatctgtgtttgtgtgaatgtgcaagtctgtgtatgtgtatgtgagtttgtgtgtgtgggtctgtatgtgtccatgtgtctgtatgtgtgtgtatgtgaatttgtgtgtgtctgtgtgtatgagtgtgtgtctgagtgtgtatgtgtctgtgtgtgtgtgtgtgtgtgtctgtgtgtgtctatgtgtgcatgtgagtctgagcatgtgtgtgagtctgtgtgtgtgtgtgtatgtgagtctgtgtgtgtggggtgtctgtgtgtgtgtggctgagtGTGTATGTGAGTCTGTGTGTCTGGGTGAGCCTGAGTGTGTGTGagtctgtatgtgtatgtgtgtgagtctGTGAGTATCTGAGTCTGTGTGTGGGGTGAGTCTGTGTgagtgtgagtttgtgtgtgtctgtgagaatgactctgtgtgtgtgtgtgtgggtctgtgagagtgagtgtgtgtgtagagTATTTGTGGGAATGGCAGTCAGTGAGGTGAGGTGGGAAATTTGCTTAGCGGCTGCCTTCTCAGCCTGGGTCCTCTGAGGCTGGGGCGTTTGCAGCAGTTGCTGGGCATGCGTGTGTAGATGTGCAGTCCCCAAGCAGGCCCTGGACAGGTGTGAGTGCAGAGCTGCACTTGGGAGCTGCACCCAGGAGGTGCTGAGAGGAAAGTGGGACgtagggaaggaaggggaaggaaggatgcACTCTGGGGTGTGTCCTCACCACGGCTGTAGCTCAGTCAGCCCCACAGGCTGCTGTGGGTGACTGTGCAGAGCACAGCTCCGAGCTGCCCCCGAAGAAGGGCAAGGGAACTGGGGTATTAATCCAATTCCCTGCCCTCATTGGTGAGGGGCTGCTGTCACTCTCTGTGCATGGCCTAGTGCATCTCTGCAGCCGGAGGGAGTCAAAGGCCTGGCCTCCAAGTGTGGAGGTGAGGGCAGAGGGGCTGTGCATGGGCCCCTGACAGCATCTGCTGCAAATCTCAGGCAGAAGCCGAGTCCTCACTAGCATGCAGGCTCCCTGCTTCTGGGGCATCCCCACCAAAGCAGTGCACGGTCCTCTAGGCTGAGGGCCTTCAGTGGAGCACCAGGTAGGATGGGACAGGGTgtggtgtggaggggctggcaggCCTGTGAGCTGGGCTGTCCCGATACTGCCCACCAGATGTGGGAGGAGGCAGACATTCCTCAGGGCCACACCCCTGCCCCTGCAAGGCACACTACATGGCCCTGTCCATCAAGGGACCTCCCAGAGGGCAGTGGGGCTGGAGGAGCCTGCGGAGACAAAGCTGGCACAGCCCTGGAGGGGCAGGGTTATGGAGCAGGAAGGCAGGGGGTGGCTGGCAAGGGTGTTAGAGGGTCTTTGAGGCCAGGGGGTGGCTCTAGACCAGTggtccctaacctttttggcaccatggtttcatggaagacaatttttccatggacactGTGGCGGGGGATGGTGgctggtttggggatgaaactgttccacctcggATCATCAGGGATGagctagattctcataaggagcatgcagccTAGATCCCCCACATGCTCAGTTCACAATGGGGtctgcgctcctatgagaatctaatgctgccgctgatctgacaggaggtggagctcaggtaataatgctcactcacctgccacccacctcctgctgtgtggcccagttccatGCTGGAGCGGGGTCTAGCCTGCACCGTGTCAGGTCTCCTGCGACTGTACCATCCTGACCCCAAAGGGCGATGGCCCCCAAAGACTGCCCATCTCTCCTCTGAATGGGCAGGCAATGCCTCCTCAGTGTCATAAACACGGGGCTTCGGCACTGCAAGGCTGGTTGAGAACCCCCAGCAGCCAGGGAAACATGCGTCAGGGGTCACCTTAACCAAAGGGCTGGCCTTCCTGAGAGAGGACAGGAGCCAAACACTCAGGCCTAGGGTTCTGGTGAAGTGCAGCCTCCAAGCTTGTCGCTAGAACCACACCCGGGGAAGCAACAGACTTCCTCCGAGCGGCCAGAGCTGTGCTGTCCAATGCAGCAGGCACTAGCCATGTGCAGCTAGCTGTTCACAGTTATTAGAATTAAATACAACTGAAAACTATTCAGTCCCTCAGTCATGCTCAGCTGATAGCCTCATGTAGCCAGCAGCTGCCATCTCAGACAGCACGGACCTAGGGCATTTCCATCATCTCAGAAAGTTCTACTGGATGGTGCTAGTCCCAGAGAAAGGCCACCACCTGGCTAGGCCAAAAGGACTCAGCCCCTCAGACCAGGAATCAGCCCCACTCCCTGACCAGGGTTTCACTCGTCAGCTCAGGGGACGAAATATGGCACCCGGGGAAACTGGCAGGCAGTCGACATTGTCACAACACGCTTCAGGGTCCCGTGTGGTGGCATGCTGGCTGAGGTGGCTACCATGAAAACACATCAGTGAGAAGGAACAGGTGACATGCTGCCACAAAGGACACCAGGGGTCAGACCTTACCCTCCACTAGTCTCAATGTTCACCTAACTCTGCTCACCTGGGGTGCTTTAAAATGTATGTACAgccgggccgggcccggtggctaacacctgtaatcccaacactttgggaggccgaggcggatggatcacctgaggtcaggagtttgagaccagcctggccaacatggtgaaaccccgtctctactaaaaatacaaaaattagccaggtgtggtggcaggcgcctgtaattccagctactcgggaggctgaggcaggagaattgcttgaatccgggaggcagaggttgcagtgagccaagatcatgccattgcactccagcctggggacaagagcgagacttcgtctcagaaaaaaacagaaaaacaaaacaaacaaaaaatgtgtgtacagcctgggcaatatagttagaccccatttctacaaaaataaataattagtggGGCATGATAGCACacgcctgtgctcccagctacttgggaggctgaggtgggaggatcacttgagcccaggaggttgaggcagcagtgagccgtgatcaaccatggcactccagcgtgggtggcagatcaagaccttgtctcaaaacaaacaaacaaaaaactagaaatggacttaccatatgacccagcaatatatctcagagaaatgaagacttattTTCATGCAAAAACTTGCATCTGAGTATTAATAGTGGCTTTGTAAGTGCCCCAAGCTGGAGGCCTGAAAAGCTGCACAACCGCACCTGGAACAGTGCTCAGCAGCAGGAGGGACAGACTGTGGGTGAAGTTTGGGCAGATCTGGAAGAAAGCAGGATGAGAAGGAGCCAGTCTCAGAAAGACACCTTGTGTGCAGTTCCTCTGCATAGTGCTCCTGAAATCACATGGCTGTCCCATGATGAGGAcagatcagtggctgccagggTTGGGGAACCGGGCTGTGGACAAGCATGGCTGTGGAGGGGTAAGCGTGAGAGAGCCTTGGGGAGagcatctggtgaggaccttgATTATGGTGGTCATAGGTAGCTACACACAGGAGAAAATTGAACAGAGTGGTGCATGCACAGGGCAGTGAGGCAGGTTATTTGGCGGCCTGCAGGCACCCCCAGCCCTGCTGGGCTGTTCGTCACTCTGGCTTCTGCCCCCCACCACCTCTGCCCCCTCTGACACCTCCTCTTGTCTTCCAGCCATGGCTGAGAGGTGCGCCACAGATTAACCCACTGAGTGATGGACTCCAGTGACTGCAAGAAGTCTCACCCGAGTAAGAAGTGGAGGATCCAGGCCCAGGAGAATTTTGCCAAGAAGTTTCCGTACAGGTGCGGGACGCTCACACCTCTGGAGCCAAGCCCTGCCTCCCCCAGGTCACACCAGCATCCTGGGAACTCAAATGCATTCTGTGGGGCTGCAGCTGAGAGGGGGTTTTGTCCACAGGGAGCCCCTTAGCAGCCCTTGTCTAGCTGACAGTCTGGGGTCCGCCTTCGTTACCCCCATCATAGCCTAAGCCGAGGGGCCACTGGGTGGACTCAAGCCTCCCTGGGTCATCCCAGAGCCCAGGCCAGCTGCCTCCCCAAGTCACGCGAGGAGCATGGCCACAGACGACTGCCCCTCCTGAGCTGTGTTGGAATTGGTGTGCTGGGCACCCATTGTTTGTGAGCTCCTGGGACTCGCAACTAGCCAGGATAATGGGCAGCCCGAGGGGGCCTGGGCCAAGTCTCCATGGGGCACTTCATGTAAGGACAGAGCCACGGGCCAAACAGGCAAAACAAATGCAAGGGAAATCTTGCCAGCAATGCCCGGGGCGCAGGGCAGCTGGCCTCCCACCTGCAGGACAGCAGGTAGCACCTGGCACTAGGGCTCAGCTTGGCACCCTGCAACCTCAAGCTTCCCGCTCCAtgctcaccccccaccccagaaACAAGTGTTGTGTGCCCAGCGGTGGCCCTGGATGCTTGGCAGGGCTGCCCATAGGGACCACGGGGGACCACCAGGGCAGCCACGCTCGAGGGAGGTGGGGACAACGAGCTCCATTCTGTGCCCCTGTGCTGGGCCAGCTGAGCACCTGTCCTTGTCCTTGCCCCAGGAGACTCTAGCTATAGCCTCGCACCCCATTCTGTCCCCCAACGCAGACACCATCACATGAGGCCCAGGTGGCTGGTACACACCACACAGAGTGGCCTCAGGTTGAAACCAGAGGAGGCCAGCACCCGGGGGCTCAAGTGCTCTGCACCGTTTGGCTGCTGTGGCCATGACAAGGCTCTGGAGCAGGCTGCAGCTTAGCTCCCACCTCCTGGCTGTGaaacctctgtgcctcagtttccttgtctctaAAGTGTGGATAACACCTGCCTCACAGCACACTTGTGAGCTGACATATGAGCTAATATTTGTGAAGCACTTAGACCAGTGCCTGGCAGATGGAAAGTTCAGATGAGTGAGAGTTAATTCAGGAGGCTGGTGGATGGTGGCAATGTTGACATTCCAAGTGCTGTTGCAGGTTGTCGTGGCTGACAGAGCCCGACCCTGAGCCCCTGCAGCCCTGGGAGGTCACAAACAACTCGAACATGGTACAGCTGCCCCTGCAGAAGAGGTTGGTGCCAACGAGATCCATCCCAGTCCGAGGGTAAGTCCCTGCCCTGATGTCACCGCCCCCACTGGCTGTGTGCATGCTGCCTGGCCTTCTGTCCCCCAGTTTTGCATGCAGAAGTCCACGTCATCCTCCCAGCATGTGCCACTTtaaagctgaggaaactgaggcagagaaggggGACGCTAAAACCTGATGACTGTTCCCGCAGCCAGGCAGCATCCAGGCAAGGGCACACAGAACCTTCCCTGGGCAGGCCTAGTTGCAGGAGTGGTGGAGAAACTGGCCTCAGTGCAGCAGTTTAGCCAAGTCCTCCACATGGGAGAGCAGCAAGGGAAGGAGCTGGGAGCTTCTGCACTCAGTGTGGCTGCACTGGGCTGGCTAATGCTGTACTCCAAGGTTGGAGGCCCTGGCAGGGACCTCTGCACTGGGCGGCCCTCAGCTGACCACAGCACAAACTCTCATGCCCCCTCGTCACCCCATGCATGGGGCGCTCAAGGAAACCCTGGACACCTTTGGAAAAGCAGGCCCTCAGGCACACCTACTCCCTCCTAAACA is a window encoding:
- the C2H3orf22 gene encoding uncharacterized protein C3orf22 homolog; the encoded protein is MDSSDCKKSHPSKKWRIQAQENFAKKFPYRLSWLTEPDPEPLQPWEVTNNSNMVQLPLQKRLVPTRSIPVRGLGAPDFTSPSGSCPAPLPAPSPPPLCNLWELKLLSRRFPRQLAFLLSARHTEAACPQTSEAAGPSRGLS